Proteins from a genomic interval of Rosa chinensis cultivar Old Blush chromosome 2, RchiOBHm-V2, whole genome shotgun sequence:
- the LOC112183898 gene encoding gibberellin-regulated protein 6 → MATVKFVAALILSLLAISMLQTMVMANHGHGGHHKGNNQYGPGSLKSYQCPSQCTRRCSQTQYHKPCMFFCQKCCSKCLCVPPGYYGNKAVCPCYNNWKTKEGGPKCP, encoded by the exons ATGGCGACGGTCAAGTTTGTTGCTGCTTTGATCTTGTCACTCCTTGCAATCTCCATGCTCCAAACCATG GTTATGGCAAACCATGGCCATGGAGGTCACCACAAAGGCAAT AATCAATATGGACCAGGGAGTCTCAAGAGCTACC AATGCCCATCACAGTGCACGAGGAGGTGCAGCCAGACCCAATACCACAAGCCCTGCATGTTTTTCTGCCAGAAATGCTGCAGCAAGTGCCTCTGTGTGCCTCCAGGGTACTATGGAAACAAGGCTGTGTGCCCTTGCTACAACAACTGGAAGACCAAGGAAGGAGGACCAAAATGCCCTTGA